One Candidatus Methylacidithermus pantelleriae genomic window, CCCGTCCTAATTGCATTCCTACCGCCTCCTTTAGAAAGCCTTTCCGACCCGAAGCCAGATAGAAGATGGGAAGTGCCCGGCAGGCATCGAAAAGGCAGGCACATGGTCCTCTCTGAGCCCGTCGCGCCCCTTCTGCGGTTGATACTCAGGAAAAACCTCACGAAGCACATGCGGACGCTCATAGTGAAGAAGACTCAAGCAGAAGATGATTTGGAACCTGCGATTGAACGCAAGAAAAGCTTGCAAAAGCGAGGATTCTGAGGCCGGGAAAAACGTCTTTAATATATCCCTTGGATAATCGTAAGGAAAGTTAATATCGTGAAAATGAACCACCACCCCAGAAGCAAGCCTCGGCAACACCTCCAAAATAAGAAAGTTAACATCCCCGCCCGGTTTCACCGTGTGAGACGAATCGATAAAAAGAACGTCGTTCTCCTCCAAACTTTCGAATAAGCCAAACGCCATCTCCTGTACTCTTCGAGGAACCAACCGGATGCCCTCCATCGTTCGCAGTGCAGGAGAGGGATTTGGTTCGATGGCTGTGATTTCCACGTTGCCCATTTTTCCTTCGCTGTTCCGACGGACTGCCTCAACGATGCAATAAGTAGACACCCCGGATCCAACCTCAATGATCCGCCGCGGCCGCAGAAAGCGGACTACAGCATGAAGGGCTTGTGCCTCTATGTAACCAAACCCTGGACCAAAAGCATGGCCAACGGCATATCGGTATGCGCTGTTTCCAGTATACTCCGCTTGGAACGGCAAGCATATCTCCCGCAAATTCTTCACCTGATCGTCGATATCCACCTCAAGACCACGCAGTTCGGATTGTCTCGCCCAGGTTTTCCGCGTAGTTTCCAACTCAATCGGATCGGGCAATGGACAATAATAATGCACCGGGACTATGTGAACACCAAACAGTCGCCTCACCACTCGGTAGCCAGCGAGGAATCCACGCTTGAGGAGGACCTTCACTTGCTTCTTCACCATGCCGGTCTCCCTTGGTTTACAGTTACGCCGACCTGGCGTGTATGAGCGTTCATGGATGTGGGTTAGACAGCATCCCTGCTGCCTCGCAAGCTGCGATATCCCTTCGGCCCGTGTCTGAATATGGGCTCGTGGATGACCTTGGAACGAAGAGCAGATTCAGATAAACGTGGATCCGGTCGCTTCTGACCGCATCTAGCTAGCTTATAGATCATCACGGACATGGCCCTTCTACC contains:
- a CDS encoding class I SAM-dependent methyltransferase, which encodes MVKKQVKVLLKRGFLAGYRVVRRLFGVHIVPVHYYCPLPDPIELETTRKTWARQSELRGLEVDIDDQVKNLREICLPFQAEYTGNSAYRYAVGHAFGPGFGYIEAQALHAVVRFLRPRRIIEVGSGVSTYCIVEAVRRNSEGKMGNVEITAIEPNPSPALRTMEGIRLVPRRVQEMAFGLFESLEENDVLFIDSSHTVKPGGDVNFLILEVLPRLASGVVVHFHDINFPYDYPRDILKTFFPASESSLLQAFLAFNRRFQIIFCLSLLHYERPHVLREVFPEYQPQKGRDGLREDHVPAFSMPAGHFPSSIWLRVGKAF